From one Octopus bimaculoides isolate UCB-OBI-ISO-001 chromosome 1, ASM119413v2, whole genome shotgun sequence genomic stretch:
- the LOC106880103 gene encoding uncharacterized protein LOC106880103, with protein sequence MNSRLYLLDVSVQMYREGTNLHGSMEKIAIMLAGYSNATRPIYRFKVSGEGRVLAVFEVNNILGLERTVAGLWRMGGVNVVCTPLRTYEAVAQFLGVDGSLISPTVAPLQSVEKSLYWLECLGNPGCDTVNETLEKWKDGASVVLSYRAQQHLEMDIYKVVAEQKFHLFLAVEDPGDVDKLSFMLSSVLTPYGVKIHCRALQVLDDYSKKVMKENL encoded by the exons ATGAACTCTCGCCTTTATCTTCTAGATGTCTCCGTACAAATGTACAGAGAGGGTACAAATCTTCATGGATCTATGGAAAAGATAGCAATAATGCTAGCCGGGTACTCTAATGCTACACGGCCAATTTACAGATTTAAA GTCTCTGGTGAAGGACGAGTACTTGCAg tttttgaaGTGAACAACATCCTTGGATTGGAACGAACTGTTGCTGGGCTATGGCGAATGGGTGGCGTAAATGTTGTATGTACACCGTTGCGCACCTATGAAGCTGTGGCTCAATTTCTTGGTGTTGACGGATCTTTAATCTCACCTACTGTAGCACCTTTGCAGTCAGTTGAAAAAAGTCTATATTGGTTAGAATGTTTGGGCAATCCTGGCT GTGACACAGTGAATGAAACTCTTGAGAAATGGAAAGATGGTGCTTCAGTTGTACTGAGCTACCGAGCTCAACAACATCTTGAGATGGACATCTACAAAGTTGTGGCTGAACAAAAG tttcacTTATTCCTGGCTGTAGAAGACCCTGGCGACGTCGATAAACTCTCCTTTATGTTGTCCTCAGTTTTGACACCATACGGAGTGAAAATCCATTGCCGAGCTCTTCAAGTCTTAGATGATTACTCCAAAAAAGTGATGAAGGAAAATTTGTAG